One segment of Microbacterium arborescens DNA contains the following:
- a CDS encoding DUF3027 domain-containing protein, producing the protein MTSTPESPDVSTSDEPTAPEAVTVDERLLAAHDLARAALAEITPASTIGDPVDYVIEADGVVSLRFANRLAGYPGWLWTVSVAAVDGAEPTVLEVELLPAAGALLAPDWVPWAVRLADYQAAQAAADEDESESDDLDDDDAAELDDADDIDDEDDDEVDEDDFADGSTAVTHAGDVDGVDIDALDDAALDDDLSDADSDDEDAEDDEDEESDHDESLWER; encoded by the coding sequence ATGACCTCGACGCCTGAGTCTCCCGACGTCTCGACGTCGGACGAGCCCACGGCCCCCGAGGCGGTGACCGTCGACGAGCGACTGCTCGCCGCGCATGATCTGGCACGCGCGGCGCTCGCCGAGATCACCCCCGCCTCGACGATCGGCGACCCGGTCGACTACGTCATCGAGGCCGACGGCGTCGTCTCGCTGCGCTTCGCCAACCGTCTCGCCGGCTACCCCGGATGGCTCTGGACGGTCAGCGTCGCGGCGGTCGACGGCGCCGAGCCCACCGTGCTCGAGGTCGAACTGCTGCCCGCGGCGGGTGCACTGCTGGCCCCCGATTGGGTGCCGTGGGCCGTGCGGCTCGCCGACTACCAGGCGGCTCAGGCCGCCGCCGATGAGGACGAGTCCGAGTCCGACGACCTCGACGATGACGACGCGGCCGAGCTCGACGACGCCGATGACATCGACGATGAAGACGACGACGAGGTGGACGAGGACGACTTCGCCGACGGCAGCACTGCGGTCACCCACGCGGGCGATGTCGACGGCGTCGACATCGATGCTCTCGACGACGCCGCTCTCGACGACGACCTTTCGGACGCCGACTCCGACGACGAAGACGCCGAGGACGACGAGGACGAGGAGTCGGATCACGACGAATCGCTCTGGGAGCGCTGA
- a CDS encoding ABC transporter permease gives MNLFASEWIKARSVHSTWILAASAVVVTVMVSLLGVSGLVADWQAALPSDFDPTGISFKGILVGQILLATIGSQAITSEYGSGQIITSLAIVPRRGALLASKLGVSALIGVVVAVAAVAGSFGATQAALAAASLPVSALDDPDTVRAIVCAIVYLVLTAVLGLGFGIITRSSSGALAIIVTVALLVPALAPGMPGVIGEFAGTYWPTTAGQASYEVSTTSGMPPLAGLGIMAIFTLWTTLAALVVLRARDV, from the coding sequence ATGAACCTCTTCGCTTCCGAATGGATCAAAGCCCGCAGTGTCCACAGCACCTGGATTCTCGCTGCCTCGGCGGTCGTCGTGACGGTGATGGTCAGCCTGCTGGGGGTAAGCGGGCTCGTGGCCGATTGGCAGGCCGCGCTCCCTTCCGATTTCGACCCCACCGGTATCAGCTTCAAGGGAATCCTGGTCGGTCAGATCCTCCTCGCGACCATCGGATCGCAGGCCATCACCAGTGAATACGGCTCGGGCCAGATCATTACGAGCCTCGCCATCGTGCCCCGGCGCGGAGCCCTGCTGGCTTCGAAGCTCGGAGTCTCGGCGCTCATCGGCGTGGTCGTGGCCGTCGCGGCGGTGGCAGGCAGCTTCGGTGCCACGCAGGCCGCGCTCGCGGCGGCCAGTCTGCCCGTGTCGGCGCTCGATGACCCTGACACCGTTCGGGCCATCGTCTGTGCGATCGTTTACCTCGTCCTGACGGCCGTCCTCGGCCTCGGGTTCGGCATCATCACCCGAAGCTCTTCCGGTGCGCTCGCGATCATCGTGACCGTCGCGCTTCTCGTGCCCGCCCTCGCCCCGGGGATGCCCGGGGTCATCGGCGAGTTCGCGGGTACTTATTGGCCCACGACGGCCGGGCAGGCCTCTTATGAGGTGTCGACGACGAGCGGGATGCCGCCGCTGGCGGGACTCGGGATCATGGCGATCTTCACCCTGTGGACGACACTCGCCGCTCTCGTCGTCCTCAGAGCGCGTGACGTGTGA
- the serC gene encoding phosphoserine transaminase gives MAHVTLPRDILPRDGRFGCGPAKIRPEQVAALSGPGSILLGTSHRQSPVKSLVGQVRSGLSDLLRLPNGYEIILGNGGSTAFWDAAAFGLIENRSQNLVFGEFGGKFGAAASAPWLQAPDIRKAEPGSSIAAEPVEGIDVYAWPHNETSTGVAAPVRRVVGDDGALTVIDATSAAGGIDFSVSQCDVYYFAPQKNLGSDGGIWFAAVSPAAIERIERVAASGRYIPEFLSLKNALDNSRLNQTLNTPAVATLYLLDKQLEWIHSNGGLQWAADRTAESSSALYDWAEASEHATPFVADPADRSPVVVTIDFDDTVDAAAVAKSLRGNGIVDTEPYRKLGRNQLRIATFVSIEPDDVRQLIKCIDYTIERL, from the coding sequence ATGGCGCACGTCACCCTGCCCCGAGACATCCTCCCCCGCGACGGCCGCTTCGGCTGCGGCCCCGCCAAGATCCGCCCCGAGCAGGTCGCCGCCCTGTCGGGCCCCGGCTCGATCCTGCTCGGCACGTCGCACCGCCAGTCGCCGGTGAAGAGCCTCGTCGGTCAGGTCCGATCGGGCCTGTCGGACCTGCTCCGACTCCCCAACGGGTACGAGATCATCCTCGGCAACGGCGGATCGACGGCGTTCTGGGATGCCGCGGCCTTCGGCCTCATCGAGAACCGCAGCCAGAACCTCGTCTTCGGCGAGTTCGGCGGCAAGTTCGGTGCGGCGGCGTCAGCCCCGTGGCTGCAGGCACCCGACATCCGCAAGGCCGAACCCGGGTCGAGCATCGCGGCGGAGCCCGTCGAAGGCATCGACGTCTACGCCTGGCCGCACAACGAGACCTCGACCGGTGTCGCCGCCCCGGTGCGCCGTGTCGTCGGCGACGACGGCGCACTCACCGTCATCGACGCGACGAGCGCGGCCGGCGGCATCGATTTCTCGGTCTCGCAGTGCGACGTCTACTACTTCGCTCCGCAGAAGAACCTCGGCTCCGACGGCGGCATCTGGTTCGCCGCGGTCTCTCCCGCAGCGATCGAGCGGATCGAGCGCGTCGCCGCCTCCGGCCGCTACATCCCCGAGTTCCTGAGCCTCAAGAACGCGCTCGACAACTCCCGTCTCAACCAGACGCTCAACACTCCGGCCGTCGCGACGCTGTACCTGCTCGACAAGCAGCTCGAGTGGATCCACAGCAACGGCGGCCTCCAGTGGGCGGCCGACCGCACCGCCGAGTCCTCGTCCGCGCTGTACGACTGGGCCGAGGCCTCGGAGCACGCGACCCCGTTCGTGGCCGACCCCGCCGACCGCTCCCCCGTCGTGGTCACGATCGACTTCGACGACACCGTCGACGCAGCGGCCGTCGCGAAGAGCCTCCGCGGCAACGGCATCGTCGACACCGAGCCGTACCGCAAGCTCGGCCGCAACCAGCTGCGCATCGCGACGTTCGTGTCGATCGAGCCCGACGATGTGCGTCAGCTCATCAAGTGCATCGACTACACCATCGAGCGCCTCTGA
- a CDS encoding epoxide hydrolase family protein, whose amino-acid sequence MTNAELDDLRARLGATRLPERETTRADARGQDRWAQGPPLADVAALVEYWRTAYDWRPFERRLAEIGQFRTVVDGLGIHFLHRRSSRPDAVPLIMTHGWPGSVAEFVDVIDDLAEPNDPTLPAFHVVAPSLPGYGHSDKPDEPGWGTERIAAAWVQLMARLGYDRFLAHGGDWGGPITIALAGRFPSHVIGMHTTTPQSLPGLSIDGLDATERRWVAETHAFEENRLAYAKVMATSPQTIGYALVDSPVGLLAWILEKFSEWTDTVDTPFESITRDRLLDNVTLYWLTRTGASAARIYFESHQSLDPHLRVDVPAALTTYPHDIEKHPRPWAAQRFRDIVRWREAERGGHFPSLEMPGAFVTDLRQGLAAVLAKAGDAVGNL is encoded by the coding sequence GTGACGAATGCCGAGCTCGACGACCTGCGTGCGCGGCTGGGCGCGACCCGCCTGCCCGAGCGCGAGACCACTCGCGCCGACGCCCGCGGGCAGGATCGCTGGGCCCAGGGCCCACCACTGGCCGATGTCGCCGCCCTCGTCGAGTACTGGCGGACAGCCTACGACTGGCGCCCGTTCGAGCGGCGTCTTGCCGAGATCGGTCAGTTCCGCACGGTCGTCGATGGTCTCGGCATCCACTTCCTGCACCGACGGTCATCGCGCCCCGATGCGGTACCGCTGATCATGACGCACGGCTGGCCGGGCAGTGTCGCCGAGTTCGTCGACGTGATCGATGACCTCGCAGAGCCGAACGATCCGACGCTGCCGGCCTTCCATGTCGTGGCGCCGTCTCTGCCGGGCTACGGCCACTCCGACAAGCCCGACGAACCCGGATGGGGCACCGAACGGATCGCCGCAGCATGGGTGCAACTCATGGCTCGCCTGGGCTACGACCGGTTCTTGGCGCACGGCGGCGACTGGGGCGGCCCCATCACGATCGCGCTCGCCGGACGGTTTCCGAGCCACGTGATCGGGATGCACACGACCACACCGCAAAGTCTGCCGGGCCTCAGCATCGATGGTCTCGACGCGACCGAGCGGCGGTGGGTCGCCGAGACGCACGCATTCGAAGAGAACCGACTCGCCTACGCGAAGGTCATGGCGACGTCGCCGCAGACCATCGGCTACGCGCTGGTCGACTCTCCGGTGGGCTTGCTCGCGTGGATACTCGAGAAGTTCTCCGAGTGGACGGACACGGTCGACACCCCTTTCGAGAGCATCACGCGCGACCGGCTGCTCGACAACGTGACGCTCTACTGGCTGACGCGCACAGGTGCGTCAGCGGCGCGCATCTACTTCGAGAGCCACCAGTCGCTCGACCCCCACCTCCGTGTCGACGTGCCGGCCGCTCTCACGACGTATCCCCACGACATCGAGAAGCACCCCCGTCCGTGGGCGGCGCAGCGCTTCCGAGACATCGTCCGGTGGCGAGAAGCGGAGCGCGGCGGGCACTTCCCGTCGCTCGAGATGCCCGGCGCCTTCGTCACCGATCTGCGGCAGGGGCTCGCCGCCGTGCTCGCGAAGGCCGGAGATGCGGTCGGCAACCTGTGA
- a CDS encoding ABC transporter ATP-binding protein: MHKTTELSLQAHDLVKRYGTVTAVDGLSFQVRPGLVTGFLGPNGAGKSTTLRMFLGLDKPTSGAATVNGRRMHELPHPTRVIGAMLDARAVHPRRTAVDHLASVARAGGVPRGRIGEVLELVGLADAGGRPAGDFSLGMKQRLGIATALIGDPGIVIFDEPLNGLDPEGIRWARSLMRELAAEGRLVLFSSHLMGEMQLTADRLIVINRGRLLADQALDDFIASHTNEHVRVRTPDVAVLRDALMRAGFLVRADADRTDVLIVAGVTTESVGRIAAASDAEVFELTLVRDSLEDAFLAMTTTEQKAA, encoded by the coding sequence GTGCACAAGACAACCGAGTTATCTCTCCAAGCTCACGATCTCGTCAAGCGATACGGAACCGTCACCGCTGTCGACGGTCTCTCGTTCCAGGTGCGCCCCGGGCTGGTGACGGGCTTTCTCGGACCGAACGGAGCGGGCAAGTCCACCACCCTCCGCATGTTCCTCGGCTTGGACAAACCCACGAGCGGCGCCGCGACCGTGAACGGGCGTCGCATGCACGAGTTACCCCATCCGACGCGGGTGATCGGCGCCATGCTCGATGCACGTGCCGTCCACCCGCGGCGTACGGCCGTGGATCATCTGGCGTCCGTCGCGCGCGCCGGGGGCGTGCCGCGGGGGCGGATCGGGGAGGTCTTGGAGTTGGTGGGCCTGGCCGACGCGGGCGGCCGGCCGGCCGGCGACTTCTCCCTGGGGATGAAGCAACGGCTGGGGATCGCTACCGCGTTGATCGGCGACCCCGGCATCGTCATCTTCGACGAACCCCTCAACGGCCTCGACCCCGAAGGCATCCGCTGGGCTCGATCCCTGATGCGCGAGCTTGCTGCGGAAGGCCGATTGGTGCTGTTCTCGAGCCACCTGATGGGTGAGATGCAACTCACCGCGGACCGCCTCATCGTCATCAACCGCGGTCGCCTGCTCGCAGACCAGGCCCTGGACGACTTCATCGCCTCGCACACGAACGAGCATGTTCGCGTGCGCACCCCGGATGTCGCGGTCCTGCGTGATGCGCTCATGCGAGCCGGCTTTCTGGTGCGGGCAGACGCCGATCGCACCGACGTCCTCATCGTCGCGGGGGTGACGACGGAGAGCGTCGGCCGCATCGCCGCCGCTTCCGACGCCGAGGTGTTCGAGCTCACCCTGGTTCGGGATTCGCTCGAAGACGCGTTTCTCGCCATGACCACGACCGAGCAGAAGGCCGCCTGA
- a CDS encoding CGNR zinc finger domain-containing protein translates to MSDDFPEFRIGSVLATSFTGTLTERHGARVERIPTPARLQAWFDEFDLAVARCSASDLDRAYVLREAIHAAATARAQDATLPPDAVALINEFSARGTANPVLTGAGERRWHLGSRATVDAALGVIAADAVDIISGARPGALALCASPTCRAAFFDASRSRTRRWCDMNTCGNHAKKARLRAKHA, encoded by the coding sequence ATGTCGGACGACTTTCCCGAATTCCGGATCGGCTCGGTGCTGGCGACGAGCTTCACGGGCACGCTGACCGAGCGGCATGGCGCCAGAGTCGAGCGCATTCCGACACCAGCTCGACTGCAGGCCTGGTTCGACGAGTTCGATCTGGCGGTCGCGCGATGCTCGGCGTCGGACCTCGACCGGGCATACGTCCTGCGCGAGGCGATCCATGCGGCCGCGACAGCGCGCGCTCAGGATGCGACGTTGCCGCCCGACGCGGTGGCACTGATCAACGAGTTCAGTGCACGAGGCACGGCGAACCCGGTGCTGACCGGGGCCGGCGAACGGCGCTGGCACCTCGGTTCCCGCGCGACGGTCGACGCCGCGCTGGGGGTCATCGCCGCGGATGCGGTGGACATCATCTCCGGCGCACGGCCCGGCGCGCTCGCTCTGTGCGCCTCACCGACCTGTCGTGCGGCATTCTTCGACGCCAGCAGGAGCCGCACTCGGCGGTGGTGCGACATGAACACGTGCGGAAACCACGCGAAGAAAGCCCGCTTACGCGCGAAGCACGCATAA
- a CDS encoding M23 family metallopeptidase, whose product MDVPEVDATNPDRSGRALRGRRFPLAKKQSRGVATVENRAARRRNRRVHPVRSTFTVAAVVGLVATVAIPAFAAVRGTSADAMTLQQVAADNAQSIVVASEVGPASLDRSGFTATTPEEIQKKKDEEAAAKAAAEALANRISASSSTASSSYGEPIPLVAPGSGLVRRPLMSFNNFGTPYAGHRGTDYMADRGTPIYSVADGTVVASSESGPGWGVYVKVAHNINGTNVTSLYAHMDWGTRAVQVGDTVSAGQLLGQVGDTGRAFGTHLHLEIVVDGAYVNAESWLVANAG is encoded by the coding sequence GTGGACGTACCCGAGGTCGACGCGACGAATCCCGACCGTTCCGGTCGCGCTCTGCGTGGCCGCCGCTTCCCGCTGGCGAAGAAGCAATCGCGGGGAGTCGCGACCGTCGAAAATCGCGCTGCCCGCCGCCGTAATCGCCGGGTGCACCCCGTGCGCAGTACCTTCACGGTCGCGGCCGTGGTGGGTCTCGTCGCCACCGTCGCCATCCCGGCTTTCGCCGCTGTGCGCGGCACGTCGGCCGACGCGATGACGCTGCAGCAGGTCGCCGCCGACAACGCGCAGTCGATCGTCGTCGCGTCCGAGGTGGGCCCCGCCTCCCTCGACCGCAGCGGGTTCACCGCGACCACGCCCGAGGAGATCCAGAAGAAGAAGGACGAGGAGGCTGCCGCCAAGGCCGCCGCCGAGGCCCTCGCGAACCGCATCTCGGCGAGCAGCTCGACCGCGTCGTCCTCGTACGGCGAGCCCATTCCGCTCGTCGCTCCGGGTTCAGGCCTCGTGCGTCGTCCGCTGATGTCGTTCAACAACTTCGGCACCCCGTATGCCGGCCACCGCGGCACCGACTACATGGCCGACCGCGGCACCCCGATCTACTCGGTCGCCGACGGCACGGTCGTCGCGTCGAGCGAGAGCGGACCGGGTTGGGGCGTGTACGTCAAGGTCGCCCACAACATCAACGGCACCAACGTCACGAGCCTCTACGCCCACATGGACTGGGGCACCCGCGCGGTGCAGGTCGGCGACACCGTCTCTGCGGGTCAGCTGCTCGGCCAGGTCGGCGACACGGGGCGCGCGTTCGGCACGCACCTGCATCTCGAGATCGTGGTCGACGGCGCGTACGTCAACGCCGAGTCATGGCTCGTCGCGAACGCGGGCTGA
- a CDS encoding DNA polymerase Y family protein — MGEQEATAPVRSLVVWVPDWPVVAFVRESGVDSNAPIAVFEKGMVVACSASARADGVSRGQRRRDAQARCPALQVVDADAVRDHREFAPIVARLEEMAPGVQVLEAGLCALRVRGPARFYGGETEAAGALLAAVAEGDLDVRAGVADGPFTAQQAARMSTRPDRPIRVVETGHSAEFLAPLTIAVLDDDSVDLFARLGVQTLGDLAAIEPERLVERFGPRGVRLHGLAAGADSRPVVPRTPPPELHREVAFEPPLDLADQVAFGMRVAAEEFIAGLGAVDLVCTELRVILTGDRGETSNRVWLHPGTFDPAAVVDRVRWQLAESGKLTSGVARVKIEPEAVDAASHHAVSLFGSGPEQRVHHALSRVQAMLGHTGVVTPVVGGGRWLAERQVLVPWGDRPVTSSRERPWPGSLPDPLPSTVFERALPLAVVDREGDMVAVDGRGELTAIPAALVSSTGSRGIRSWAGPWPVIERAWDAARARHAHRFQMVDATQTAWLLVCDGGEWSVEGRYD; from the coding sequence GTGGGGGAGCAGGAGGCGACGGCACCGGTACGCAGCCTCGTGGTGTGGGTGCCCGACTGGCCGGTCGTGGCGTTCGTGCGTGAGAGCGGCGTCGACTCGAACGCACCGATCGCGGTGTTCGAGAAGGGGATGGTCGTCGCGTGCTCGGCGTCGGCCCGAGCCGACGGCGTCTCCCGGGGGCAGCGTCGCCGCGACGCGCAGGCGCGATGTCCCGCACTGCAGGTGGTCGATGCCGACGCGGTGCGCGATCATCGGGAGTTCGCGCCGATCGTCGCGCGTCTCGAAGAGATGGCGCCGGGTGTACAGGTGCTCGAGGCGGGGCTCTGCGCGCTGCGCGTGCGCGGACCGGCGCGTTTCTACGGCGGCGAGACCGAGGCTGCCGGTGCCCTGCTGGCGGCGGTCGCCGAGGGTGATCTCGATGTGCGGGCCGGTGTCGCCGATGGCCCGTTCACGGCGCAGCAGGCGGCTCGGATGAGTACCCGTCCCGACCGGCCCATCCGGGTGGTCGAGACCGGACACTCGGCGGAGTTCCTCGCGCCGTTGACGATCGCCGTGCTCGACGACGACTCCGTCGACCTCTTCGCCCGGCTGGGTGTGCAGACCCTCGGCGACCTCGCCGCGATCGAACCCGAGCGTCTTGTCGAACGGTTCGGTCCCCGAGGCGTCCGGCTGCACGGGCTCGCAGCCGGCGCCGACTCCCGCCCCGTCGTCCCGCGCACCCCGCCGCCCGAACTGCACCGCGAGGTCGCGTTCGAGCCGCCCCTCGATCTCGCCGATCAGGTCGCGTTCGGCATGAGGGTCGCCGCCGAGGAGTTCATCGCCGGTCTCGGGGCGGTCGATCTCGTGTGCACCGAGCTGCGCGTGATCCTCACCGGCGACCGCGGCGAGACGAGCAATCGCGTCTGGCTCCACCCCGGCACCTTCGACCCCGCCGCCGTCGTCGACCGGGTGCGGTGGCAGCTGGCCGAGAGCGGCAAGCTCACCAGCGGTGTGGCTCGGGTCAAGATCGAGCCCGAAGCGGTGGACGCGGCATCCCATCACGCCGTCTCGCTGTTCGGCTCCGGTCCCGAGCAGCGGGTGCACCACGCCCTGTCGCGCGTCCAGGCGATGCTCGGGCACACGGGTGTCGTCACGCCGGTCGTGGGCGGCGGGCGCTGGCTCGCCGAGCGCCAGGTGCTCGTGCCGTGGGGCGACCGGCCGGTGACGAGTTCGCGCGAGCGGCCGTGGCCGGGCAGCCTGCCCGATCCGCTGCCCTCGACGGTCTTCGAGCGAGCGCTGCCGCTGGCGGTCGTCGATCGGGAGGGCGACATGGTGGCCGTTGACGGGCGGGGCGAGCTGACGGCGATCCCGGCCGCCCTGGTGTCGTCGACCGGGTCTCGCGGCATCCGCTCGTGGGCGGGACCGTGGCCGGTGATCGAACGGGCGTGGGATGCCGCGCGAGCGCGCCATGCCCACCGCTTCCAGATGGTCGATGCCACCCAGACCGCGTGGCTGCTGGTGTGCGACGGCGGCGAATGGTCGGTCGAGGGGCGGTACGACTGA
- a CDS encoding HNH endonuclease, with protein MRTLVLNAGYEPLAVVSFRRALLLVLNDKATIVEHVVHDPVLGIDGTYERPAVIVLTRYVRIPNARRVPVTRRGVLRRDAHRCAYCGKAASTIDHVMPRSRGGSNSWENLVACCLRCNNLKSDHTPQEMGWELRWSPKPPRGPQWTVRGTERSDPRWEPYLSLAA; from the coding sequence ATGCGCACTCTGGTACTGAATGCCGGGTATGAGCCACTCGCTGTGGTGTCGTTCCGTCGGGCCCTCCTCCTGGTGTTGAACGACAAGGCGACGATCGTCGAGCACGTCGTCCACGACCCCGTTCTCGGGATCGACGGGACGTACGAGCGCCCGGCGGTGATCGTCCTGACCCGGTATGTCCGTATCCCGAATGCGCGCCGAGTGCCGGTGACGCGACGCGGGGTGCTCCGTCGCGATGCACACCGATGCGCCTACTGCGGAAAGGCGGCATCGACTATCGATCACGTCATGCCTCGTTCGCGCGGCGGTAGCAACTCGTGGGAGAACCTCGTCGCCTGCTGCCTGCGGTGCAACAACCTCAAGAGCGATCACACGCCGCAGGAGATGGGATGGGAGCTGCGGTGGTCGCCGAAGCCGCCGCGCGGACCGCAGTGGACGGTGCGCGGAACGGAGCGATCCGATCCGCGGTGGGAGCCCTACCTGTCGCTCGCGGCCTGA
- a CDS encoding TetR/AcrR family transcriptional regulator, which produces MTMIDASPVRQGQEQKRSAILTAARELFVEVGVERSSMDAVSARAGVSKRTVYDYYGDKRRLLLGVVENAGETAVSTLRELAEKHLPDAIALEAHGGLHRAVSAFAAELGGFLATSTNYAAAIKLISENESLLPELEDHPLDRAHADVLAERFAHFATAGLLDLDDPGLAAEHFHALTTLRVLNEPARRRTDTERVRQIMTDGADAFLRAYGRQPE; this is translated from the coding sequence ATGACGATGATCGATGCGAGCCCGGTCCGGCAAGGCCAAGAGCAGAAACGCTCCGCGATACTGACGGCGGCGCGAGAGCTTTTCGTCGAGGTAGGCGTCGAGCGATCGAGTATGGATGCGGTCTCCGCACGCGCAGGCGTGTCCAAGCGCACCGTCTACGACTACTACGGCGACAAGCGGAGGCTCCTGCTCGGAGTGGTCGAGAACGCGGGCGAGACAGCCGTGAGCACCCTTCGCGAGCTGGCCGAGAAGCACCTGCCCGACGCCATCGCGCTCGAAGCGCACGGCGGTCTGCACCGGGCCGTGAGCGCATTCGCGGCCGAACTCGGGGGCTTCCTCGCCACGTCGACGAACTACGCTGCCGCGATCAAGCTGATCTCGGAGAACGAGTCACTCCTGCCCGAGCTCGAGGACCACCCTCTGGACCGAGCGCACGCCGACGTCCTCGCCGAGCGCTTCGCTCACTTCGCGACCGCGGGCCTGCTCGACCTCGACGACCCGGGGCTCGCCGCCGAGCATTTTCATGCCCTCACGACGCTCCGAGTTCTCAACGAACCGGCTCGCCGCCGGACCGACACCGAACGGGTTCGGCAGATCATGACCGATGGCGCCGACGCGTTCCTGCGCGCCTACGGCCGACAACCGGAGTAG
- a CDS encoding metal-dependent transcriptional regulator, giving the protein MTDLIDTTEMYLRTILELEEEAIVPLRARISERLGHSGPTVSQTVGRMERDGLVVVSEDRSLELTDSGRQKAVDVMRKHRLAERLLSDVIGLDWAYVHEEACRWEHVMSELVERRLIELLGHPTESPYGNPIPGLDQLGDVPARTFDDGVVGLVRLLNETGGPIAGTVRRLAEPAQVDPELLQQLRAAGVVPGRDGTFQFSEGYVLVQMDGIDEGLELPVEVASHIFLTRRD; this is encoded by the coding sequence ATGACCGATCTCATCGACACGACAGAGATGTATCTGCGTACCATCCTCGAGCTCGAGGAAGAGGCGATCGTCCCCCTGCGCGCCCGCATCTCCGAGCGCCTCGGGCACTCCGGCCCCACCGTCTCGCAGACGGTCGGCCGCATGGAGCGCGACGGCCTGGTCGTCGTCTCGGAAGACCGGTCGCTCGAGCTGACCGACAGCGGTCGCCAGAAGGCGGTCGACGTCATGCGCAAGCACCGTCTCGCCGAGCGCCTGCTCAGCGACGTCATCGGTCTCGACTGGGCCTACGTGCACGAAGAGGCCTGCCGCTGGGAGCACGTGATGAGCGAGCTCGTCGAGCGTCGCCTCATCGAGCTGCTCGGTCACCCCACCGAGTCGCCCTACGGCAACCCGATCCCCGGTCTCGACCAGCTCGGAGACGTGCCCGCGCGTACGTTCGACGACGGTGTGGTCGGCCTCGTCCGCCTGCTGAACGAGACCGGCGGTCCGATCGCCGGCACCGTGCGTCGCCTGGCCGAGCCGGCGCAGGTCGATCCCGAATTGCTTCAGCAGCTGCGGGCGGCGGGCGTCGTCCCCGGTCGCGACGGCACGTTCCAGTTCTCCGAGGGGTACGTGCTCGTGCAGATGGACGGCATCGACGAGGGGCTCGAGCTTCCGGTCGAGGTCGCGTCGCACATCTTCCTCACGCGCCGCGACTGA
- a CDS encoding cold-shock protein yields MPTGKVRFYDDEKGFGFISSDDGQDVFLHATALPAGTESLKPGTRLEFGVADGKRGLQALAVRVLEAPVSLSKRNRKPADDMAIIVEDLVKLLDGIGADLRRGRYPSSGHGKKIAAVLRKVADDLDA; encoded by the coding sequence ATGCCCACCGGCAAGGTCAGGTTCTACGACGACGAGAAGGGGTTCGGCTTCATCTCCTCCGATGACGGCCAGGACGTCTTCCTGCACGCCACGGCACTCCCGGCGGGCACCGAGTCGCTCAAGCCGGGCACGCGCCTCGAGTTCGGCGTCGCCGACGGCAAACGCGGCCTGCAGGCGCTGGCCGTTCGCGTGCTCGAGGCTCCCGTGAGCCTGAGCAAGCGCAACCGCAAGCCCGCCGACGACATGGCGATCATCGTCGAGGACCTGGTGAAGCTCCTCGACGGCATCGGCGCCGATCTCCGTCGCGGCCGATACCCCAGCTCGGGTCACGGCAAGAAGATCGCCGCGGTGCTGCGCAAGGTCGCCGATGACCTCGACGCCTGA
- a CDS encoding multidrug ABC transporter ATPase has translation MSTRSPSDDLPVRRIDRILAFMSLGLLVLAIVCFFAIIIGTATGLEQADFGSGAWPTVSAIVWIAPPIAFALLLTVLIMTFIRRSRANKGR, from the coding sequence ATGAGCACGCGCAGCCCGAGCGACGACCTCCCGGTCCGCCGTATAGACCGCATCCTCGCGTTCATGTCGCTGGGGCTGCTGGTCCTGGCGATCGTCTGCTTCTTCGCCATCATCATCGGCACCGCGACCGGCCTCGAACAGGCGGACTTCGGTTCGGGAGCCTGGCCGACGGTCAGCGCGATCGTGTGGATCGCTCCGCCGATCGCATTCGCCCTGCTGCTGACGGTGCTCATCATGACCTTCATCCGACGGAGCCGGGCCAACAAGGGCCGGTGA